One part of the Fusobacterium sp. JB019 genome encodes these proteins:
- a CDS encoding alanine/glycine:cation symporter family protein, translating into MGENIVAKVFINIIDALNKFLWGDMVVLTLGDVKIGLSVIVLLLLPSGIYFTLKTRFLPFRLFPQMLKVVTEPKKTKDSKSISGLQALIVATATRVGMGNLAGVAAAITFGGAGAVFWMWIVALLGSATAFIESTLAQIYKEKDPLYGGFRGGPAYYIKRMTLTTKLEKNDINKTEINEENKLFTNSGEIFRKASGFKIIAVLFAVSALICWGGISQIVANSVSQSFDNAFGISPLYTTMLLVMLSTIVIFKKEAVVNILDKIVPIMAGLYLLITIFILLKNIAFIPNMFKEIVSQALGFKQVVAGGFGAVLMNGVKRGLFSNEAGSGSAPCAAAAADIDHPAKQGLIQSLGVFIDTLFICSCSAFIILLVPSEKMQGLMGMDLLQEAMRYHIGEIGVVFIAIILFLFSFSTFLGLTFYARGNIAFLFGDNWKSQNIYRVFMIVMLFFGGIAQYTWVWNLGDLGVALMTVFNIMAILPLSSQAIDSLKDYEGKFLKKN; encoded by the coding sequence ATGGGAGAAAATATAGTAGCAAAGGTGTTTATTAATATAATAGATGCTTTGAATAAATTTTTATGGGGAGATATGGTAGTTTTAACTCTAGGAGATGTAAAAATAGGGTTGAGTGTAATAGTTTTATTGTTATTACCATCTGGAATATATTTTACTTTAAAAACTAGATTTTTACCATTTAGATTATTTCCTCAAATGTTAAAAGTTGTAACAGAACCTAAAAAGACAAAAGATTCTAAAAGTATTTCAGGTCTTCAAGCTTTAATCGTTGCTACAGCCACAAGAGTAGGAATGGGAAATTTAGCAGGAGTTGCAGCAGCAATAACTTTTGGTGGAGCAGGAGCAGTATTTTGGATGTGGATAGTAGCTTTACTTGGTTCAGCAACAGCTTTTATAGAGTCAACATTAGCACAAATATATAAAGAAAAAGACCCATTATATGGTGGCTTTAGAGGAGGACCAGCTTACTATATAAAGAGAATGACATTAACTACAAAGTTAGAAAAAAATGACATCAATAAAACAGAAATAAATGAAGAAAATAAATTATTTACAAATAGTGGAGAAATATTTAGAAAGGCTTCAGGTTTTAAAATAATAGCAGTTTTGTTTGCAGTATCAGCTTTAATTTGTTGGGGAGGGATAAGCCAAATAGTTGCAAATTCAGTTTCTCAATCATTTGATAATGCATTTGGGATTTCTCCTTTGTACACAACTATGTTATTAGTTATGTTATCTACAATTGTTATATTTAAAAAAGAAGCTGTAGTTAATATTTTAGATAAAATAGTTCCTATTATGGCAGGATTATATTTATTAATAACAATTTTTATTTTATTGAAGAATATAGCATTCATTCCAAATATGTTCAAAGAGATAGTTAGCCAAGCTTTGGGATTTAAGCAAGTAGTTGCAGGAGGATTTGGAGCAGTTTTAATGAACGGAGTTAAAAGAGGATTATTTTCTAATGAAGCAGGATCAGGATCAGCTCCTTGTGCAGCAGCAGCAGCTGACATTGATCATCCAGCTAAACAAGGTTTAATACAATCGTTAGGAGTTTTTATAGACACTTTGTTTATTTGTAGTTGTTCAGCATTCATAATTTTATTAGTTCCTAGTGAAAAAATGCAAGGGCTTATGGGTATGGATTTATTGCAAGAAGCCATGAGATATCATATAGGAGAAATAGGAGTTGTATTTATAGCTATAATTTTATTTTTATTTAGTTTTAGTACATTTTTAGGATTAACATTTTATGCTAGAGGAAATATAGCTTTTTTGTTTGGAGATAACTGGAAATCACAAAATATTTATAGAGTATTTATGATTGTAATGTTATTTTTCGGGGGAATAGCTCAGTATACTTGGGTTTGGAATTTAGGAGATTTAGGAGTTGCCTTAATGACAGTATT
- the hydE gene encoding [FeFe] hydrogenase H-cluster radical SAM maturase HydE, with translation MIEDILNKNQLEKEDLLKLMLIDNREDLDKLFKKAYEIKLKHRGNKVFYRGLIECSNICIKNCKYCGIRKDNKKVERFSLTKEDIIESAKLIYKNGYASMAIQAGERIDKEHINFIEDIIKRIQNLSELDMGITLSLGEQNYETYKKWFNAGASRYLLRIETTNKELFKKIHYDDNLHSYEKRLKALKDLKKAGYQVGSGVMIGIPGQTPEDLVNDILFFKEIDLDMIGMGPYILHEDTPMGKEFKNDIISEERRLELSLKMIAICRIFLKDINIAATTALQVLDEKGREKGIKAGANVIMPNTTKIEARKNYNLYDGKPGVKDNSKEVKYSLEKNLKEMGEEVGYFQKGDSPHYFERLQKKLNKKS, from the coding sequence ATGATAGAAGATATATTAAATAAGAATCAATTAGAAAAAGAAGATTTATTAAAATTGATGTTGATAGATAATAGGGAAGATTTAGATAAACTTTTTAAGAAAGCTTACGAAATAAAGTTAAAGCATAGAGGGAATAAAGTTTTCTATCGAGGTCTAATTGAATGCAGTAATATTTGTATAAAAAATTGTAAGTATTGTGGAATAAGAAAAGATAATAAAAAAGTTGAAAGATTTTCCTTAACTAAGGAAGATATTATTGAATCGGCTAAATTAATTTATAAAAATGGTTATGCTTCTATGGCCATTCAAGCTGGAGAAAGAATAGATAAAGAGCATATTAATTTTATAGAAGATATAATTAAAAGAATTCAGAATCTTTCTGAACTAGATATGGGGATAACTCTTTCTTTAGGGGAGCAAAATTATGAAACTTATAAAAAATGGTTTAATGCAGGAGCAAGTAGATATCTTTTAAGAATAGAAACAACAAATAAAGAATTATTTAAAAAGATACATTATGATGACAACTTACATTCTTATGAAAAAAGATTAAAAGCTTTAAAGGATTTAAAAAAAGCAGGATATCAAGTAGGAAGTGGTGTTATGATTGGAATTCCAGGTCAAACTCCAGAAGATTTAGTAAATGATATTTTATTTTTTAAAGAAATAGATTTAGATATGATAGGAATGGGACCATATATATTACATGAGGATACCCCTATGGGTAAAGAGTTTAAAAATGATATTATTTCTGAAGAAAGAAGATTGGAGTTATCTTTAAAAATGATAGCAATTTGTAGAATTTTTCTTAAGGATATAAACATTGCTGCAACAACAGCGTTACAAGTTTTAGATGAAAAAGGGAGAGAAAAAGGTATAAAAGCAGGGGCCAATGTAATAATGCCAAATACAACAAAAATAGAAGCTAGAAAGAATTATAATTTATATGACGGAAAGCCAGGAGTTAAAGACAATTCAAAAGAAGTTAAATATTCACTTGAAAAAAATTTAAAAGAAATGGGAGAAGAGGTGGGTTATTTTCAAAAAGGAGATTCACCTCACTACTTTGAAAGATTACAAAAAAAATTAAACAAAAAAAGTTAA
- a CDS encoding heavy metal translocating P-type ATPase, whose product MNLELNINNLNCAHCGHKIETAIAKLPDVEKCYLNFYIKKITLTVDKNVNIKDLLKEINLIANKIEYGVSFTSNNSEETNCNYPEECKCSDTHNKGSNFKNYSYDKHKINNLILVIATISLVLSLFFPFSVYKKLILIIIYFLVGYDILWKSILNLKNKNFLDENFLMSLATIGAISIGEYTEAIGVMIFYKIGEYFQEKAVGNSKKSIESLLKLKNITANLKDISGETKKVRPEALKKDDIIIVKVGESIPVDGIIIKGSSSLNSAALTGESLPISVQIGTEVLSGNINLEEILEIKVLREYKNSAISKIIKMVEESNSKKSEIDKFITKFAKYYTPIVVSSAVFIALIIPLFLGDFQLWFKKALIFLVISCPCALVLSVPLTFFSSIGLCSKRGILVKGANYLERLNKIDSIIFDKTGTLTKGTFKIDEIIHINSSKNEVLEIAKAGEIYSNHPLAKSILNYNTFKINENNINNYKEISGKGISCTYKNDSILVGNKKLMDTFNINYNHINLLENNSNVFIAKNNNLIGIIKFSDEIKEDATKTINFLKDIDISSYLLTGDNKNIGEKVGSKIGFKKENIFTNLLPENKVSILTKIKDKSKGTIFVGDGINDAPSLNLADIGIAMGGIGSDIAVESADIVLINDEPSKIIELLKIVKINKKIVIQNITFSLGVKFIVMLLGIMGLANIWMAIFADVGVSLIAVLNASRILKIKKL is encoded by the coding sequence ATGAATTTAGAATTAAATATAAACAATTTAAATTGCGCTCATTGCGGTCATAAAATTGAAACTGCTATCGCAAAGTTACCTGATGTTGAAAAATGTTATTTAAATTTCTATATAAAAAAAATAACATTAACAGTTGATAAAAATGTAAACATAAAAGATTTACTGAAAGAAATTAATTTGATAGCAAATAAAATAGAATATGGTGTTAGTTTTACCTCTAATAATTCTGAAGAAACTAATTGTAATTATCCTGAAGAATGTAAGTGCTCTGACACGCATAATAAAGGCTCTAATTTTAAAAATTATTCTTATGACAAGCATAAAATTAATAATTTAATCTTAGTAATAGCTACAATAAGTTTAGTTTTATCTTTATTTTTCCCTTTTAGTGTATATAAAAAATTAATTTTAATTATTATATACTTTTTAGTTGGATATGACATACTATGGAAATCTATTCTAAATTTAAAAAATAAAAATTTTTTAGACGAAAATTTCTTAATGTCTCTAGCTACTATTGGAGCTATTTCTATAGGAGAGTATACTGAAGCTATTGGTGTTATGATTTTTTATAAGATTGGAGAATATTTTCAAGAAAAAGCAGTAGGAAATTCTAAGAAATCTATAGAATCTCTTTTAAAACTAAAAAATATCACTGCAAATTTAAAAGACATATCAGGAGAAACTAAAAAAGTTAGACCTGAAGCACTAAAAAAAGATGATATTATAATTGTTAAAGTTGGAGAAAGTATTCCTGTAGATGGAATAATTATTAAAGGTAGTTCTAGTCTTAATAGTGCTGCATTAACTGGAGAATCCTTACCTATTTCTGTCCAGATAGGAACAGAAGTTTTAAGCGGAAATATTAATCTTGAAGAAATTCTAGAAATTAAGGTTTTAAGAGAATATAAAAATTCTGCAATTAGTAAAATTATTAAAATGGTTGAAGAATCTAATTCTAAAAAATCTGAAATTGATAAATTTATAACTAAATTTGCTAAATATTATACACCTATTGTAGTTTCTTCAGCAGTTTTTATTGCTTTAATAATCCCATTATTTCTAGGAGATTTTCAACTTTGGTTTAAAAAAGCTTTGATTTTTCTAGTTATATCTTGCCCTTGTGCACTTGTGTTATCTGTCCCTTTAACTTTTTTTAGTAGTATTGGTCTATGTTCTAAAAGAGGGATTTTAGTAAAAGGTGCTAATTATTTAGAAAGATTAAACAAAATTGATTCTATTATTTTTGATAAAACTGGAACTCTTACTAAAGGAACTTTTAAAATAGATGAGATTATCCATATAAATTCTTCTAAAAATGAAGTTTTAGAAATTGCTAAAGCTGGAGAAATTTACTCTAATCATCCTCTAGCTAAATCAATACTTAATTATAATACTTTTAAAATAAATGAAAACAATATAAATAATTACAAAGAAATTTCTGGAAAAGGAATCTCTTGCACCTATAAAAACGATTCTATTCTAGTTGGAAATAAAAAATTAATGGATACTTTTAATATAAATTATAATCATATAAATTTATTGGAAAATAACTCTAATGTTTTTATTGCTAAAAATAATAATTTAATTGGAATAATTAAATTTTCAGATGAAATAAAAGAAGATGCTACAAAAACAATTAATTTTTTAAAAGATATCGATATTTCTTCATATCTTTTAACTGGAGATAATAAAAATATTGGAGAAAAAGTTGGTTCTAAAATAGGCTTTAAGAAAGAAAATATTTTTACCAATCTTTTACCTGAAAATAAAGTTTCTATTTTAACAAAAATAAAAGATAAAAGTAAGGGTACTATTTTTGTTGGTGATGGTATAAATGATGCTCCTTCTTTAAATTTAGCTGATATTGGTATTGCTATGGGAGGAATTGGAAGTGATATTGCTGTAGAATCTGCTGATATTGTATTAATTAACGATGAGCCTTCTAAAATTATTGAGTTATTAAAGATAGTTAAAATAAATAAAAAAATCGTTATTCAAAATATTACATTTTCTTTAGGAGTCAAATTTATTGTAATGCTTCTTGGGATTATGGGGTTAGCCAACATATGGATGGCAATATTTGCTGATGTTGGAGTTTCACTAATTGCAGTTTTAAATGCTTCTAGAATATTAAAGATAAAAAAGTTATAA
- a CDS encoding sirohydrochlorin cobaltochelatase: MKKMLISLFLTASLTCLANGEGGFVKSDLKENMTKNDKASVLVVHFGTTFDDTRAKTIDALNSDIKNNFKDFKVEEAYTSRIIMRRLKTRGIKKDNPAEALDKLISEGYTHLIVQSSNIIPGIEFKTLEKQVEMYKDKFKEIRIGHPLLSKSENYKKVLTILRNDIGELDKNEAVVLVGHGTHDSANSTYACVDYVAKDLELPFYVGTIEGYPTIENVIKNLKKDHVKKVILTPFMFVAGDHANNDIAVDWKETLERNGFIVENRIKGLGEVKEIRNLMIENAKFMTTHKEEDMISKKLFYSKQKDN, translated from the coding sequence ATGAAAAAAATGTTAATCAGTTTATTCTTAACAGCATCTTTAACATGTTTAGCTAATGGTGAAGGAGGATTTGTAAAATCTGATTTAAAAGAAAATATGACTAAAAATGATAAAGCTTCAGTACTTGTTGTTCATTTCGGTACAACTTTTGATGATACTAGAGCTAAAACTATTGATGCTCTTAACAGTGATATAAAAAATAATTTTAAAGATTTTAAAGTGGAGGAAGCTTATACATCTAGAATCATTATGAGAAGACTCAAAACTAGAGGAATTAAAAAAGATAATCCTGCAGAAGCTCTTGATAAACTTATCAGTGAAGGATACACTCATTTAATTGTTCAATCTAGTAATATTATTCCTGGAATTGAATTTAAAACTCTTGAAAAACAAGTTGAAATGTATAAAGATAAATTTAAAGAAATTAGAATTGGGCATCCTCTTCTTTCAAAATCAGAAAATTATAAAAAAGTTTTAACAATATTAAGAAATGATATTGGAGAATTAGATAAAAATGAAGCAGTTGTTTTAGTTGGACACGGAACACATGATTCTGCTAACTCTACTTATGCTTGTGTAGATTATGTTGCAAAAGATCTTGAACTTCCTTTCTATGTAGGAACTATTGAAGGTTACCCTACTATTGAAAATGTTATCAAAAATTTAAAGAAAGATCATGTAAAAAAAGTTATTCTTACTCCATTTATGTTTGTTGCAGGAGATCATGCTAATAATGATATTGCTGTGGATTGGAAAGAAACTCTTGAAAGAAATGGTTTTATTGTAGAAAATAGAATTAAAGGACTAGGAGAAGTTAAAGAAATTAGAAATTTAATGATTGAAAATGCTAAATTTATGACAACACATAAAGAAGAAGATATGATTTCCAAAAAACTTTTCTACAGTAAACAAAAAGATAATTAA
- a CDS encoding WYL domain-containing protein, with product MKKIRVTVPEDIWRMMKNDIEEFGINNNKLCNYILDKLKYKKEIDIEKELETQGRPLKKIVQFDLNVSNKRIYYDILKENNVEIEAEFFRELFERYCSKFKYIRELFVFEDKVKIILEAIRNKKKIKIKYNNKIETVEPYFLKREEQGDENFLFCFVDDDKTYHNYKLKDLEVISILEEKIKGKNKKYIESVRKKFDPFLGNGNFVKVRLSNEGKKLLKGLTNYRPRLVSKKNDVYLFESSNENAKLYFRQFLKEAIILEPLDLREEMKQDFLEALKNY from the coding sequence ATGAAAAAGATAAGAGTTACAGTTCCAGAAGATATTTGGCGTATGATGAAAAATGATATTGAAGAATTTGGAATAAATAATAATAAGTTATGTAATTATATTTTAGATAAATTAAAATATAAAAAAGAAATAGATATAGAAAAAGAGTTAGAAACTCAAGGGAGACCTTTAAAAAAGATTGTTCAATTCGATTTAAATGTTTCAAATAAAAGAATTTATTATGATATTTTGAAAGAAAATAACGTTGAAATAGAAGCTGAATTTTTTAGAGAATTATTTGAAAGATATTGTTCTAAATTCAAATATATTAGGGAACTTTTTGTTTTTGAAGATAAAGTTAAAATAATATTAGAAGCAATAAGAAATAAGAAAAAAATAAAAATAAAATATAATAATAAAATAGAAACAGTGGAGCCTTATTTTTTGAAAAGAGAAGAACAAGGAGATGAAAATTTTCTATTTTGTTTTGTAGATGATGATAAAACCTATCATAATTATAAATTGAAAGATTTAGAAGTTATTTCAATTTTAGAAGAAAAAATAAAGGGAAAAAATAAAAAATATATAGAAAGTGTTAGAAAAAAGTTTGATCCTTTTTTAGGAAATGGAAATTTTGTAAAAGTTAGGCTTTCTAATGAAGGAAAAAAATTATTAAAAGGGTTAACAAATTATAGGCCAAGATTAGTAAGTAAAAAAAATGATGTATATTTATTTGAGTCTTCTAATGAAAATGCAAAGTTATATTTTAGACAATTTCTAAAAGAAGCTATTATATTAGAACCTTTGGATTTAAGAGAGGAAATGAAACAAGATTTTTTAGAAGCTTTGAAAAATTATTAA
- a CDS encoding fumarylacetoacetate hydrolase family protein, which produces MKFVKFIPKNSQKETLGILSKCEKFIIELKSINSCFNFNSTLELIENITEDNISLLNNINILNNLENYNIFSIKNVNLLSPFKQTKHDIICAGFNYMDHLKEIKKDISHNKKNTIYFSKRATYILGPNDKIISHSDINDSLDYEVELAVIIGKKGYQIKENEVENYIFGYTILNDISSRNLQGKYRQWYLGKSLDSFTSLGPFIIHKSSLPLPFEINISSYLNGELRQKSNTKNMITPINKMIVELSQGITLEPGDIIATGTCSGVGVGFTPPKYMHSGDKIECIIEKIGNLTNFVK; this is translated from the coding sequence ATGAAATTTGTAAAATTTATTCCTAAAAATTCACAAAAAGAAACTTTAGGTATTTTATCTAAATGTGAAAAATTTATTATTGAATTGAAATCTATTAATTCCTGTTTTAATTTTAATTCAACTTTAGAATTAATTGAAAATATTACTGAAGATAATATATCTCTTTTAAATAATATTAATATTTTAAATAATTTAGAAAATTATAATATCTTTTCAATTAAAAATGTAAATCTTCTATCTCCATTCAAACAAACAAAACATGATATTATTTGTGCTGGCTTTAATTATATGGATCACTTAAAAGAAATAAAAAAAGACATATCTCATAACAAAAAAAATACAATATATTTTTCTAAAAGAGCTACTTATATACTTGGTCCTAATGATAAAATTATATCTCATTCTGATATTAATGACTCATTAGACTATGAAGTAGAACTAGCTGTAATTATTGGAAAAAAAGGATATCAAATCAAAGAAAATGAAGTAGAAAATTATATTTTTGGGTACACTATTTTAAATGATATTTCTTCTAGAAATCTTCAAGGAAAATACAGACAATGGTATCTTGGTAAAAGCTTAGATTCATTTACTAGTTTAGGGCCATTTATTATTCATAAATCTTCTTTACCTCTGCCTTTTGAAATTAATATTTCTAGTTATTTAAACGGAGAACTTCGGCAAAAATCAAATACTAAAAATATGATCACACCTATAAATAAAATGATTGTAGAACTTTCTCAAGGAATCACTCTTGAACCTGGAGATATTATAGCAACAGGAACATGCTCTGGGGTTGGAGTAGGATTTACTCCTCCAAAATATATGCACTCTGGTGATAAAATTGAATGCATTATTGAAAAAATTGGTAATCTCACAAATTTTGTTAAATAA
- a CDS encoding 2-hydroxyacyl-CoA dehydratase yields the protein MTRVEELIKELKEIAYNPKKQLAKYTEQGKKVIGCFPYYVPEEIVYAADMVPMGVWGKHGTPNKAKEYFPSFYCTIAQMGLEMGLDGTLDGLSGVILSSMCDTLRPFTQNFRVAVPQLPFMFLAHPQSRKPEYGIKYTMTEYNRIKGQLEEIAGKEITDEKMYNAFKVYNESRAARREFIELAGKHSDVISAVSRSAVLKSAFFMLKDEHTVLVKELNEELKKMEEVSPKGAKVFTSGIIMDNPKLLQLFDEYGLVIVGDDVAQETRAIRVDVSMDEKDPVRALAEQFANQDNDTILYDPTIFTRPLYIAEQAKKAGADGVIIGMMQFCDPEEIEYPSLRKALDEAEMPHVKFGYDQQMVDFGQARTSLQAFAENF from the coding sequence ATGACTAGAGTAGAAGAGTTAATAAAAGAATTAAAAGAAATTGCATATAATCCAAAAAAACAATTAGCTAAATATACAGAGCAAGGTAAAAAAGTAATAGGATGTTTCCCATATTATGTTCCAGAAGAAATAGTTTATGCAGCAGATATGGTACCAATGGGAGTATGGGGAAAACATGGAACACCAAATAAAGCAAAAGAATATTTCCCATCATTCTATTGTACAATAGCACAAATGGGATTAGAAATGGGATTAGATGGAACTTTAGATGGATTATCAGGAGTAATTTTAAGTTCAATGTGTGATACATTACGTCCATTTACTCAAAATTTCCGTGTAGCAGTACCTCAATTACCATTCATGTTTTTAGCGCATCCACAAAGCAGAAAACCAGAATACGGAATAAAATATACAATGACTGAATATAATAGAATAAAAGGTCAATTAGAAGAAATAGCAGGAAAAGAAATAACAGATGAAAAAATGTATAATGCATTTAAAGTATACAATGAAAGTAGAGCAGCAAGAAGAGAATTCATAGAACTAGCAGGAAAGCATTCAGATGTAATTTCAGCAGTTTCAAGATCAGCTGTATTAAAAAGTGCGTTCTTCATGTTAAAAGATGAGCATACAGTATTAGTAAAAGAATTAAATGAAGAATTAAAGAAAATGGAAGAAGTATCACCTAAAGGAGCAAAAGTATTTACTTCAGGAATAATAATGGATAATCCAAAATTATTACAATTATTTGATGAATATGGATTAGTAATAGTTGGTGACGATGTAGCTCAAGAAACAAGAGCAATAAGAGTAGATGTATCAATGGACGAAAAAGATCCAGTAAGAGCATTAGCAGAGCAATTTGCAAACCAAGATAATGATACAATCTTATATGACCCAACAATATTTACAAGACCATTATACATAGCAGAGCAAGCTAAAAAAGCAGGAGCTGACGGTGTAATAATAGGAATGATGCAATTCTGCGATCCAGAAGAAATAGAATATCCATCATTAAGAAAAGCTTTAGATGAAGCAGAAATGCCACATGTAAAATTCGGTTATGATCAACAAATGGTAGACTTTGGTCAAGCAAGAACTTCTTTACAAGCATTTGCAGAAAACTTCTAA
- a CDS encoding 2-hydroxyacyl-CoA dehydratase: MSEAINKPAEEKKAAKYVLREVVEREVYQAAWDAKKRGEPVGWSSSKFPSEITEALGLNLVYPENQAAAIGAKHGGERMCEHAEAMGFDNDICAYARINLAYAAGHEAEEKPMPQPDFVLCCNNICNCMTKWYENLARMHNIPLIMIDVPYANTKEPDQNKIDYIRGQFDDAIKQLEKIAGRKMDMEKFEEACSNANRAAKAWLKVCSYLQYTPAPFAGFDLFNHMADIVTARAKKATALAFEQLADELEENVKTGKSTWKYDENHRIMFEGIPCWPQLGKLFKPLKERGINTTAVVYAPAFGFEYNNMDELMAAYCKAPNSVCIEKGVEWRETICKENNVDGILVHYNRSCKPWSGYMPEMERRFRKDLGVAVAGFDGDQADPRNFSEEQYNTRVEGLFEVMQANKAAKEGGNK, encoded by the coding sequence ATGAGTGAAGCAATAAATAAACCAGCTGAAGAAAAAAAGGCTGCAAAATATGTACTTAGAGAAGTAGTTGAAAGAGAAGTTTATCAAGCAGCATGGGATGCTAAAAAAAGAGGAGAACCAGTAGGATGGTCATCTTCTAAATTCCCTTCTGAAATAACAGAAGCATTAGGATTAAACTTAGTTTATCCTGAAAACCAAGCAGCAGCAATTGGAGCAAAACATGGTGGAGAAAGAATGTGTGAACATGCAGAAGCTATGGGATTTGACAATGATATCTGTGCTTATGCAAGAATAAACCTAGCTTACGCTGCAGGACATGAAGCAGAAGAAAAACCAATGCCACAACCAGATTTTGTATTATGTTGTAATAATATTTGTAACTGTATGACAAAATGGTATGAAAACTTAGCAAGAATGCATAATATTCCACTAATCATGATTGACGTTCCTTATGCAAATACAAAAGAACCAGATCAAAATAAAATAGATTACATCCGTGGACAATTTGACGATGCTATCAAACAACTAGAAAAAATAGCTGGTCGTAAAATGGATATGGAAAAATTTGAAGAAGCTTGTTCTAATGCGAATAGAGCAGCAAAAGCATGGTTAAAAGTATGTAGTTACTTACAATATACTCCAGCACCATTTGCAGGATTCGACTTATTCAATCACATGGCAGATATAGTTACAGCTCGTGCTAAAAAAGCAACAGCATTAGCTTTTGAACAATTAGCAGATGAATTAGAAGAAAATGTAAAAACAGGAAAATCAACATGGAAATATGATGAAAATCATAGAATCATGTTTGAAGGAATTCCTTGTTGGCCACAATTAGGAAAATTATTCAAGCCATTAAAAGAAAGAGGAATAAACACAACAGCAGTAGTTTATGCTCCAGCATTTGGATTTGAATATAATAATATGGACGAATTAATGGCAGCATATTGTAAAGCTCCAAACTCAGTTTGTATAGAAAAAGGTGTAGAGTGGAGAGAAACAATTTGTAAAGAAAACAATGTTGATGGTATCTTAGTACACTATAACAGAAGTTGTAAACCATGGAGTGGTTATATGCCAGAAATGGAAAGAAGATTCCGTAAAGATTTAGGTGTAGCAGTTGCAGGATTTGATGGAGACCAAGCGGATCCAAGAAACTTCTCAGAAGAGCAATATAATACTCGTGTAGAAGGATTATTTGAAGTAATGCAAGCAAACAAAGCTGCAAAAGAGGGAGGAAACAAGTAA
- the hgdC gene encoding (R)-2-hydroxyglutaryl-CoA dehydratase activase HgdC translates to MSAIYTMGIDIGSTASKSVILKDGKEIVSKAVIDVGAGTSGPKRVIEEVTKEAGLSREEISFILATGYGRNSLLEWADHQMSELSCHAKGANYLFPNVRTVIDIGGQDAKVLKVGPNGVLSNFVMNDKCAAGTGRFLDVMAKILEVKVSELEGLSAQSTEDVSISSTCTVFAESEVISQLAKGVHKNDIIKGIHRSVAGRVGGLAKRVGIEDDLVMTGGVALNGGVVKAMEEALNHEIKTSPLTQYAGAIGAALFAYKKYEGVNKK, encoded by the coding sequence ATGAGCGCTATATATACAATGGGAATTGATATAGGCTCTACAGCATCAAAAAGTGTAATACTAAAAGATGGGAAAGAAATCGTTAGTAAAGCAGTTATTGATGTGGGGGCAGGAACTAGTGGTCCAAAAAGAGTTATAGAAGAAGTAACAAAAGAAGCTGGACTTTCTAGGGAGGAAATTAGTTTTATTTTAGCAACAGGGTATGGTCGTAATTCTTTATTAGAATGGGCAGATCATCAAATGAGTGAACTAAGTTGTCACGCAAAAGGTGCTAATTATTTATTTCCAAACGTAAGAACAGTGATAGATATTGGTGGTCAAGATGCTAAGGTATTAAAAGTTGGTCCAAATGGAGTTCTAAGTAATTTTGTAATGAATGACAAATGTGCAGCAGGGACAGGAAGATTTCTAGATGTAATGGCAAAAATCTTAGAAGTTAAAGTTAGTGAACTAGAAGGATTGTCAGCACAATCTACAGAAGATGTAAGCATAAGTTCAACTTGTACTGTTTTTGCAGAATCAGAAGTTATTTCTCAACTAGCAAAAGGGGTTCATAAGAATGATATAATTAAGGGTATTCATCGTTCAGTTGCAGGAAGAGTTGGAGGACTAGCTAAAAGAGTCGGAATAGAAGATGATTTAGTAATGACAGGTGGAGTAGCGTTAAATGGTGGAGTTGTAAAAGCTATGGAAGAAGCTTTAAATCATGAAATAAAAACATCTCCATTGACACAATACGCAGGAGCAATTGGAGCAGCATTATTTGCATATAAAAAATACGAAGGAGTGAATAAAAAATGA